ACAAGTTCTGCATCATTTACTACTTTACGCGAACGTTCTACCCCGATTTTTTCTACAACATCTTCAGTTTCTCGAATACCTGCTGTATCTAACAGTCGTAGCGGTACTCCTCGTACATTTACATACTCTTCAATAACATCGCGGGTTGTTCCAGGAATGTCTGTAACGATTGCTTTATTATCGTGAACTAAACTATTTAGTAAAGATGATTTACCGACATTTGGGCGTCCTATAATAACTGTTGAAAGACCGTCACGAAGTATTTTTCCTTGTTGGGCAGTTTGTAATAAATTTTCAATATCCTTCTGTACAAAGCCACCTTTATCTTTTAATACTTCTAACGTCATTTCTTCAGCATCATACTCTGGGTAATCAATATTCACTTCTACATGAGCAACCGTTTCAAGTAAAGCTTGTCTTAGTTTTTGAATCCGCGTTGAAAGTCTCCCTTCAAGCTGTTTCATCGCAACATTCATTGCACGATCGGACTTTGCTCGAATAAGATCCATAACTCCTTCTGCTTGAGACAAGTCAATTCTTCCGTTTAAAAATGCACGCTTTGTAAATTCTCCTGGTTCAGCAAGACGTGCACCTTCATTTAGTACAAGCTGGAGTACTTTATTAACAGAGACAATTCCTCCATGGCAATTAATTTCAATCATATCTTCCCTCGTAAAAGTTTTCGGAGCTCGTAAAACAGAAACCATGACTTCTTCAACGATTTCCATTGTCTTAGGATCAATCATATGACCGTAATTAATTGTATGGCTTTCGACGTCTTTTAACTTTTTCTGACCTTTATACAGTTTATCAGCGATTTCAACAGCATCTTCACCAGATACTCTGACGATTCCGATTGCTCCTTCCCCCATCGGTGTCGAAATTGCGGAAATTGTATCCAATTCCATCGAAAGCACCTCCTTTATCTATCTAGATCAACATTTAATATATATAGATTGTAATTAACAAAACAAACTTCTTTCCAAATTAATAGAATACCACAAACTACCTCAACATAAAAGATAACCCTTTTGTATCATCTTCGGCAAAAATCATCAATATCATCCACATCTTTATAAATTTACCCTCGGGAGCTACACTTACTAACATGTGAATAAAATATTTATCAATCGCAATTGTTTATCCACAAGAACATCGTTTACCTACATAACTTGGATTTTTTCAACAATATAAAGTAATCCCCACCATGAAGCATGAAAATAAGCGCATTAGTGAGAGTTATAGTGAGTGCAAGTACGCGACACTCCAGTAACCAGCATGCATTGACTTCACGAGTTAGTGCGGAAATAGAAGCAGCATGTGCTGACAAACAAACCACTTTATTTTCTAATAAAATTGGAAACCTTCGGCACAAAAAAGCCTATACTGAATGACAGTATAGGCTCAGTCTTATTTATTATTTTATTTCGGAGCTACAATAATACGTCTATTTGGCTCTTCTCCATCAGAAAACGTTTTTATTCCATCAACATTTTGTAAAGTCGTATGAATAATCTTCCGTTCATGAGCGTTCATTGGTTCTAAACGAACTTCTCTCCTCGTACGAAGTGCCTTATTTGCAAGTCGTTTTGCTAATGTTTCTAACGCTTCTTTTCGTCTCTCTCTATATCCTTCGGCATCAAGATGAATACGAAGATATTGATCAGACTGTTTGTTTGCTACTAAATTCGTTAAATATTGAAGAGAATCTAACGTCTGGCCCCTTTTACCGATTAGAACACCGATATCTGCACCAGTAATATTTAAGCAAATCCCCTCTTTGCGCTCCTCTTTTTCTACTGAGGCCGTAACACCCATTTTATCGATCGTCTCACGTAAAAAAACAAGCGCTTCTTTTACTGGATCCGGCTTTACGATGACTTCTACTACAGCTGGTTTACTTCCTAATAAGCCGAAAAAACCTTTTTGAGGTTCTTCAATCACTTTAATTTCAACATTGTCTTTTGTTTCTTCAAGTTTCCCTAAGCCAACTTCAACCGCTTCGTCAACCGTTTTTCCTGATACAGTTACTTTTCTCACTTGTTTTTCGCTCCCCCTGTTTCAGGCCCGTCACCTTTATTTTTACCGACATTCGGCCCAGTAATAAAGTACGTTTGAACTATCATAAACAAGTTACCAATTACCCAATACAATGCTAATGCAGATGGGAAAAATGCTGCAAATGCGATAATCATCACTGGCATAATGTACATTAATGCACGCATTTGCGGATTATCAGTAACCATCATCATTTTTTGCTGAATAAATGTTGTTGCACCAGCGACTAATGGCAAAATGAAATATGGATCTGCACTTCCTAATTCAAACCATAAAAACATTTGTGGATCATATAGATCATATGCTGCTGGGTCAACTTCTGGGTTAATTTGTGGCGTACGAATAATCGCATGATAAAATGCAATTAAGATGGGCATTTGTACAAGAATCGGTAAACACCCTGCTAACGGATTTACACCATGTTTCTGGAACAGCTGCATCATTTCCTGCTGTAATTTTTGTTGTGTTTGTTGATCTTTGGCACTATATTTTTCACGTAATTCTTGCATTTCTGGCTGAATGGCTTGCATCGCCTTCGTACTCTTCGTTTGTTTGATCATTAACGGTAAAATTAAAATACGAAGTAAAATTGTTACGATAATAATTGCTAAACCGTAACTGTTTCCTAGTGCATCTGCAATTGTTGTCATTAACCAAGAAAGCGGATAAACGAACCATGAATCCCAAATCCCTGTACTTTCCGCTTTAATCGGTTCATTAATGCTAAAACAACCTGTCATAACGAGCATTAAACCTACTAAGAGCAATAATAAACTTATTTTTCTTACCACTGATGGTCCTCCTAACTCACCTATCTTCTTTATATATAAAAACGTCATTCAATAAATTGTCCGTTCAAAAAAGGTTCTAATTAGAAGAGCTGACTCGTACATTTTTTTGAACTTATCTATTAAAGAATGACCGAAAAAACGTCATTCGTGTTCATGAAACGTTTTACTTTCATTTTTTTCGGGTACGGGATCGTATCCACCTGGATGAAAGGGTTGACACTTTACGATTCTTTTAACCGTTAGCCATAGACCTTTAATTGCCCCGAATCTTTGAAATGACTCAATACCGTACTGCGAACAAGTCGGATAAAACCTGCACGTAGGTGGAGTAAATCTTGAAATGTATTTTTGATAAAAACGAATAAGGTTAATAAATACCCATTTCAACCGACATTCACCTCATCCCTTTCGTAATGGACGAGATTTTCTTATTAGTTTCGCACGGTTCAATACATGGTTTAATGATTTTTTCACTTCTTCATAATCCATGTTTGTTACTGGTTTCCGAGCTATAATAATCAGATCGTAATTTTGATGCAGTTTAGGTAGATATTCTTTCATTACTTCTCTAATTACTCGTTTAATACGATTTCTAGTAACGGCATTTCCTAATTTTTTGCTAACAGACAACCCGATTCTAATGTTGTGTTGATCTTGTT
The Bacillus shivajii DNA segment above includes these coding regions:
- the mnmE gene encoding tRNA uridine-5-carboxymethylaminomethyl(34) synthesis GTPase MnmE, translated to MELDTISAISTPMGEGAIGIVRVSGEDAVEIADKLYKGQKKLKDVESHTINYGHMIDPKTMEIVEEVMVSVLRAPKTFTREDMIEINCHGGIVSVNKVLQLVLNEGARLAEPGEFTKRAFLNGRIDLSQAEGVMDLIRAKSDRAMNVAMKQLEGRLSTRIQKLRQALLETVAHVEVNIDYPEYDAEEMTLEVLKDKGGFVQKDIENLLQTAQQGKILRDGLSTVIIGRPNVGKSSLLNSLVHDNKAIVTDIPGTTRDVIEEYVNVRGVPLRLLDTAGIRETEDVVEKIGVERSRKVVNDAELVLLVLNYNEELTEADEELFHISKDRDTIVIINKTDLEQKIDLDRVKQLLGNRTMITTSLLEDEGIDELEDAIKALFFEGELEAQDLTYVSNSRHIALLNNAHQSISDALSAAEAGMPIDMIQIDITKTWELLGEVIGDTVQESLIDQLFSQFCLGK
- the jag gene encoding RNA-binding cell elongation regulator Jag/EloR, producing the protein MRKVTVSGKTVDEAVEVGLGKLEETKDNVEIKVIEEPQKGFFGLLGSKPAVVEVIVKPDPVKEALVFLRETIDKMGVTASVEKEERKEGICLNITGADIGVLIGKRGQTLDSLQYLTNLVANKQSDQYLRIHLDAEGYRERRKEALETLAKRLANKALRTRREVRLEPMNAHERKIIHTTLQNVDGIKTFSDGEEPNRRIIVAPK
- the spoIIIJ gene encoding YidC family membrane integrase SpoIIIJ, with amino-acid sequence MVRKISLLLLLVGLMLVMTGCFSINEPIKAESTGIWDSWFVYPLSWLMTTIADALGNSYGLAIIIVTILLRILILPLMIKQTKSTKAMQAIQPEMQELREKYSAKDQQTQQKLQQEMMQLFQKHGVNPLAGCLPILVQMPILIAFYHAIIRTPQINPEVDPAAYDLYDPQMFLWFELGSADPYFILPLVAGATTFIQQKMMMVTDNPQMRALMYIMPVMIIAFAAFFPSALALYWVIGNLFMIVQTYFITGPNVGKNKGDGPETGGAKNK
- the yidD gene encoding membrane protein insertion efficiency factor YidD: MKWVFINLIRFYQKYISRFTPPTCRFYPTCSQYGIESFQRFGAIKGLWLTVKRIVKCQPFHPGGYDPVPEKNESKTFHEHE
- the rnpA gene encoding ribonuclease P protein component, which codes for MKKENRLKKNEEFQIVFQQGTSVANRQFVVYQLKKQDQHNIRIGLSVSKKLGNAVTRNRIKRVIREVMKEYLPKLHQNYDLIIIARKPVTNMDYEEVKKSLNHVLNRAKLIRKSRPLRKG